A genome region from Blautia coccoides includes the following:
- the bilS gene encoding flavodoxin family protein BilS produces the protein MKTQVLYKSRTGNTEKLAKAIFAAIPGSDKDIARLDGQTDYDMADIYFIGFWTDRGSASVEVLDYLGALQGKKIALFGTCGMGESQEYFKKIEENIRVFIEDDNEYLGAFMCQGKMPIQVREKYNRMRNGDNGRQVDAMIRNFDMAMLHPDMDDLEHAREFVGRIYETLEKDGI, from the coding sequence ATGAAGACGCAGGTATTGTATAAAAGCAGAACGGGCAATACGGAAAAGCTGGCAAAGGCCATATTTGCAGCAATACCGGGCTCGGATAAGGACATTGCCCGGCTGGACGGGCAGACAGACTATGATATGGCGGACATTTATTTTATCGGATTCTGGACGGACAGAGGGAGTGCCAGTGTAGAAGTGCTGGATTACCTGGGGGCCCTCCAGGGGAAGAAGATTGCATTGTTCGGCACCTGCGGAATGGGTGAGAGCCAGGAATATTTTAAAAAGATAGAAGAGAATATCCGGGTTTTCATAGAGGATGACAACGAATATCTGGGTGCTTTTATGTGCCAGGGCAAGATGCCTATCCAGGTCAGGGAAAAGTATAACCGTATGCGAAACGGTGACAACGGCAGGCAGGTTGACGCTATGATACGGAATTTTGACATGGCTATGCTGCATCCCGACATGGATGACCTGGAGCATGCCCGTGAGTTTGTAGGCAGAATATATGAAACATTAGAGAAGGATGGGATTTGA
- a CDS encoding NADH:flavin oxidoreductase has translation MKKLFEPLQIKNVKIKNRVCFPPVVCYAWGTEDGYVTQENVEHYRKVAKGQAGLIIQEATCVDKNGKLVENQLGIWEDGQIQGLSEIVDAVHKEGCPIFIQIHHAGVSGLDGELACPSDYSFSKNGVKKTGKELTEEEIHRIQQEFTDAAVRAWKAGYDGVELHGCHQYLMCEFFNRWVNRRQDAYGEHRELFAVEILRAIKEKVPEDFVVGIRLGGFEPRLEDGIRHAVILEKEGIDFIDVSYGFSGEDDPKAPVDFPYEKCIYAAEEIKRSVSVPVFAVNGITSPNMAQEILERTNVDMIDIARGIIVNYNWAKDAMEGRDTGKCLHCKRCLWCEDPDTCAGRKVLKKNLRGKKEFIDNL, from the coding sequence ATGAAAAAATTATTTGAACCATTACAAATTAAGAATGTGAAGATCAAAAACAGAGTTTGTTTTCCCCCTGTGGTATGTTATGCGTGGGGGACAGAGGACGGCTACGTGACACAGGAGAATGTGGAACATTACAGAAAGGTGGCAAAAGGACAGGCAGGACTTATCATACAGGAAGCTACCTGTGTAGATAAGAACGGTAAGCTTGTGGAAAACCAGCTTGGTATCTGGGAGGATGGGCAGATCCAGGGGCTGTCTGAAATTGTGGATGCGGTACACAAAGAAGGATGTCCCATTTTTATCCAGATCCATCATGCCGGTGTCTCGGGACTGGACGGAGAGCTTGCCTGTCCCAGTGATTACAGTTTTTCTAAAAATGGAGTGAAAAAAACAGGCAAAGAGCTGACAGAGGAAGAAATACATAGGATCCAACAGGAATTTACAGATGCCGCGGTCCGAGCCTGGAAAGCAGGATATGACGGTGTAGAGCTTCATGGATGTCATCAATACCTCATGTGCGAATTCTTTAACCGCTGGGTAAACCGCAGACAGGATGCGTACGGGGAACATAGGGAATTGTTTGCAGTGGAAATCCTGCGGGCCATAAAGGAAAAGGTGCCTGAGGATTTCGTGGTGGGAATCCGTCTGGGAGGATTTGAACCAAGACTGGAGGATGGGATCAGACATGCGGTGATACTGGAAAAAGAGGGCATAGATTTTATTGATGTGTCCTATGGATTTTCCGGGGAGGATGATCCGAAAGCGCCTGTGGACTTTCCCTATGAGAAATGTATCTATGCAGCGGAGGAGATCAAACGCAGCGTATCGGTGCCTGTTTTTGCGGTAAACGGGATCACAAGTCCTAATATGGCACAGGAGATTCTGGAGCGCACCAATGTGGATATGATCGACATTGCCAGGGGGATCATTGTGAACTATAATTGGGCAAAAGATGCCATGGAGGGCAGGGATACCGGAAAATGTCTGCACTGTAAGCGCTGTCTGTGGTGCGAAGATCCGGATACCTGTGCGGGCAGAAAAGTTCTAAAGAAGAATCTGCGGGGGAAAAAGGAATTTATAGACAATTTATAA
- a CDS encoding GerMN domain-containing protein → MKHRNLCLAVLLSAAMIFGTAGCSNAQDTDAKTQTESKESQKDTEQDKKDTSDQKAEKETEKEDTQADKKDNAESKDETAEKDTEKNAETGNAGTENSQEESAPVQSGQAFIYVPDDNAEGWDIKQVEIAQVTADALIGQLVGAGVLTDSITVQNFEETEEEGQYVLKLDLSSNFKDSVRSMGTAGEILTIGAVVNSFLDTYQAEAIQITVDGSTLETGHEIYEGYMTHMDYQ, encoded by the coding sequence ATGAAACACAGAAATTTATGTCTTGCTGTCCTGCTTAGCGCCGCAATGATATTTGGCACTGCAGGATGCAGCAATGCCCAGGATACAGATGCGAAAACCCAGACAGAGTCGAAAGAGAGTCAGAAGGATACTGAACAGGATAAGAAGGACACCTCAGATCAGAAAGCAGAGAAAGAGACAGAAAAAGAAGATACTCAGGCAGATAAAAAGGATAATGCAGAGTCGAAAGATGAGACTGCAGAGAAGGACACAGAGAAAAACGCAGAAACCGGCAATGCCGGCACAGAGAACTCCCAGGAGGAGAGCGCACCGGTACAGTCGGGTCAGGCGTTTATCTATGTTCCCGACGACAATGCTGAGGGATGGGATATCAAACAAGTGGAAATTGCCCAGGTAACAGCCGATGCTCTGATCGGTCAGCTTGTGGGTGCAGGGGTTCTGACAGACAGTATAACAGTTCAGAATTTTGAGGAGACAGAGGAGGAGGGACAGTATGTCCTGAAACTGGATTTGTCCTCTAATTTTAAGGACAGTGTCCGCTCCATGGGTACGGCGGGAGAAATCCTTACCATAGGGGCTGTTGTCAACTCATTTTTGGATACCTATCAGGCAGAAGCTATCCAGATCACAGTGGACGGCAGCACACTGGAGACAGGCCATGAGATATACGAAGGATACATGACACATATGGATTATCAGTAA
- a CDS encoding mechanosensitive ion channel family protein codes for MTGFLAKSINIEKIWNRISAQIPAVEAFAWKVILAIVIYFIASKVIIKICALIRAAMNRAGADTGVIQFLTSFVKTALYFLLIVSIAVRFGIKESSIAALLASGGVAIGLALQGGLSNLAGGVIIMLLRPFTVGDYIIENTNKQEGTVVKIDLFYTTLSTVDNRRITIPNGNITNSSIVNVTSQDKRKLEIKVMIGYQSDLKKAKGILETLLHEDPAIMSEQEMLVFVDELADDGVILGLRAWVKTEDYWPAKWRLNEEIKLTFDEENIDIPYPQLDVHIKSGLPEAFGREERNL; via the coding sequence ATGACAGGATTTTTGGCAAAAAGTATTAATATAGAAAAAATCTGGAACCGTATCAGTGCCCAGATTCCCGCCGTGGAAGCCTTTGCGTGGAAAGTAATACTGGCAATCGTTATCTATTTTATAGCCAGTAAAGTGATCATCAAGATATGCGCCCTGATCCGGGCGGCCATGAACAGAGCAGGCGCGGATACCGGTGTGATCCAGTTTTTGACTTCCTTTGTAAAAACAGCCCTTTACTTTCTGCTGATCGTAAGTATTGCAGTCCGTTTTGGAATCAAGGAATCCTCCATTGCGGCATTGCTGGCATCCGGTGGTGTGGCAATCGGCCTGGCACTGCAGGGCGGTCTGTCAAATCTGGCAGGCGGAGTGATCATCATGCTCCTGAGACCTTTCACAGTGGGAGACTACATTATAGAAAACACCAACAAACAGGAGGGCACAGTGGTGAAGATCGATCTGTTTTACACCACCCTCTCCACTGTGGACAACAGACGGATCACCATACCCAACGGAAATATCACCAATTCCAGTATTGTCAATGTGACATCCCAGGATAAGCGGAAGCTGGAGATCAAGGTCATGATCGGCTACCAGTCGGATCTGAAAAAAGCAAAAGGAATTCTGGAAACTCTGCTCCACGAGGATCCTGCAATCATGTCCGAGCAGGAGATGCTGGTGTTCGTGGACGAATTGGCGGATGACGGCGTGATCCTGGGATTAAGGGCATGGGTGAAGACAGAGGATTACTGGCCTGCTAAATGGAGACTGAATGAGGAAATCAAACTGACATTTGACGAGGAAAACATTGATATTCCATATCCGCAGCTTGATGTGCATATCAAGTCCGGATTGCCGGAGGCTTTCGGCAGAGAGGAGCGCAACCTATGA
- the glgB gene encoding 1,4-alpha-glucan branching protein GlgB — protein sequence MSDKLYELMDWPEIETIVYSEESEPRRILGPRVTEDGILIQCFLPGAVQARILLTKEKQTYDMVMEDEAGFFAVLIPGNKIPKYKVETEDEEGKKKQFYDPYSFEPKISLDEEQQFCAGICYEIYEKLGAHTMTINGVSGVYFAVWAPNALRVSVVGDFNHWDGRVHQMNRLAVSGIFEIFIPGIKPGALYKYEIKAKGSLVYLKADPYGNQVELRPKTASIVADLNHYRWQDDQWMKDRKRINDEKKPMLVYEMHLGSWIKPEEEGKLFCNYRDIAPKLAEYLKDMGYTHVELMPVMEHPYDASWGYQVTGYYAPTSRYGTCEDFMYFMDYLHQQGIGVILDWVPAHFPKDTQGLPNFDGTCLYEHLDPRQGMHPHWGTLIYNYGRPQVRNFLISNALFWIEKFHADGIRMDAVASMLYLDYGKNDREWVPNIYGSNENLEAIEFLKHLNSIFKKRHPDALLIAEESTAWPKITGSIEDDGLGFDMKWNMGWMNDFIDYMKKDPLFRGGAHDELTFSMVYAYSEKFLLSLSHDEVVHLKGSLLTKMPGDKEQKFANLRAAYGFMAVHPGKKLLFMGQEFAQEREWSEERSLDWELLEQPEHQQFKNYVKALWNFYKEQPALFELDYDPDGFEWINHMESEKNMLTFIRKTKKREELLVIVCNFSPLAYEKYQMGVPYPGKYKEIFNSDAAEFGGTGVRNARVKSSKRAEHDERKNSIVIDVAPLSVQIFSFTKEEKKTTAKAGTKKAVKETTGVKNAAKGKSRASGTGNTAESKTNPAVSKVRAELEKKIEDERKKELERQALNLSAAAEAVKAEAGKETAKAETEKTTAGTKAKKTVAKAKSKKTTSKTEAEKTEAKPEAKKIASKPEAKKIAAKPEAEKIEAKPEAKKIASKPEAEKIEAKPEAKKIPAKPEAEKIEAKPEAKKIASKPEAEKIEAKPEAKKIASKPEAEKIEAKPEAKKIASKPEAEKIEAKPEAKKIASKPEAEKIEAKPETEKLAVKQETVKTETKSETKSEQTPVADQVAKADETENAKPETGRTAPGKRTTRKTTKKK from the coding sequence ATGTCTGACAAATTATATGAATTGATGGATTGGCCGGAAATAGAGACGATTGTATATTCCGAGGAAAGCGAACCGCGCCGTATTCTGGGACCGCGTGTGACAGAGGACGGTATTTTGATCCAGTGCTTTTTGCCCGGTGCTGTGCAGGCAAGGATCCTGCTCACGAAAGAAAAACAGACTTATGATATGGTGATGGAAGATGAGGCAGGATTTTTCGCTGTCTTGATACCTGGAAATAAAATTCCGAAGTATAAAGTGGAAACAGAGGATGAGGAAGGTAAGAAAAAGCAGTTCTATGATCCTTATTCCTTTGAACCCAAGATCAGCCTTGACGAGGAACAGCAGTTCTGCGCAGGCATCTGCTATGAGATTTACGAAAAACTGGGTGCCCATACCATGACGATCAATGGTGTATCCGGTGTATATTTTGCCGTTTGGGCACCAAATGCGCTCAGAGTCTCTGTGGTTGGTGATTTTAACCACTGGGATGGAAGGGTTCATCAGATGAACCGTCTGGCCGTATCAGGGATCTTTGAGATATTCATACCGGGGATCAAACCGGGCGCTCTGTATAAATACGAGATCAAGGCAAAGGGTTCTCTTGTATATCTAAAAGCAGATCCTTATGGAAATCAGGTGGAGCTGCGTCCGAAAACAGCTTCTATAGTGGCGGATCTGAATCACTACCGGTGGCAGGATGACCAGTGGATGAAAGACAGAAAGCGTATCAATGATGAAAAGAAACCTATGCTGGTCTACGAGATGCATCTGGGTTCCTGGATAAAACCGGAGGAAGAGGGAAAACTGTTCTGTAATTATCGTGACATTGCCCCGAAGCTTGCAGAATATTTAAAAGATATGGGTTATACACATGTAGAGCTTATGCCGGTTATGGAACATCCTTATGATGCCTCATGGGGGTATCAGGTGACCGGATATTATGCGCCTACCAGCAGATATGGCACCTGTGAGGACTTTATGTATTTCATGGATTATCTGCATCAGCAGGGAATCGGCGTGATCCTGGACTGGGTGCCGGCACATTTCCCAAAAGATACACAGGGACTGCCCAATTTTGACGGCACATGTCTGTACGAGCATTTGGACCCCAGGCAGGGGATGCATCCGCATTGGGGAACGCTGATCTATAATTACGGAAGGCCGCAGGTGAGAAACTTCCTTATTTCCAACGCGCTTTTCTGGATAGAGAAGTTCCATGCAGACGGTATCCGTATGGATGCGGTGGCGTCCATGCTGTATCTGGACTACGGAAAGAATGACAGGGAGTGGGTTCCAAATATCTATGGTTCCAATGAGAACCTGGAAGCGATCGAATTTCTGAAACACCTGAATTCCATCTTTAAGAAAAGGCATCCCGACGCGCTTTTGATCGCGGAGGAGTCTACGGCATGGCCTAAGATCACGGGCAGTATAGAGGATGATGGCCTGGGCTTTGACATGAAATGGAATATGGGCTGGATGAATGACTTTATTGACTATATGAAAAAAGACCCGCTGTTCAGAGGCGGCGCTCATGATGAGCTGACATTCAGCATGGTATATGCATATAGTGAAAAATTTCTCTTAAGCTTGTCCCACGATGAGGTGGTCCATTTAAAAGGTTCTCTTCTCACCAAAATGCCGGGGGATAAGGAACAGAAATTTGCAAACCTCCGCGCCGCATATGGGTTTATGGCTGTGCATCCAGGAAAGAAGCTGCTGTTTATGGGACAGGAATTTGCCCAGGAGAGAGAGTGGTCTGAGGAGAGAAGCCTTGACTGGGAGCTTCTGGAACAGCCGGAACACCAGCAGTTTAAAAATTATGTGAAAGCTCTCTGGAATTTCTATAAAGAACAACCGGCATTGTTTGAACTAGATTATGACCCGGATGGGTTCGAGTGGATCAACCACATGGAATCTGAGAAAAACATGCTGACGTTTATCAGGAAGACAAAAAAGAGAGAGGAGCTTTTGGTGATCGTATGTAACTTCTCACCTCTTGCATATGAAAAATATCAGATGGGAGTGCCGTATCCGGGCAAATACAAAGAAATCTTCAATAGTGATGCAGCAGAGTTCGGCGGAACCGGTGTAAGAAATGCCAGGGTAAAATCCTCCAAACGGGCAGAGCATGATGAGAGAAAGAACTCCATAGTCATTGATGTGGCACCTCTGTCAGTTCAGATCTTCTCTTTCACAAAAGAGGAGAAAAAGACAACTGCAAAGGCAGGGACAAAAAAGGCCGTGAAGGAAACTACAGGTGTTAAGAATGCCGCAAAAGGAAAGAGCAGGGCGTCCGGGACAGGAAACACTGCTGAGAGTAAGACAAACCCTGCGGTTTCAAAAGTCCGGGCAGAGCTGGAAAAGAAGATCGAGGATGAGCGCAAAAAAGAACTGGAGCGGCAGGCGCTGAACCTATCCGCAGCGGCGGAGGCTGTCAAGGCGGAGGCCGGGAAAGAAACAGCCAAAGCGGAAACAGAGAAGACAACCGCAGGAACAAAGGCAAAAAAGACAGTAGCCAAAGCGAAAAGTAAAAAGACAACATCCAAAACGGAAGCGGAGAAGACAGAGGCAAAGCCAGAGGCTAAGAAGATAGCATCCAAACCGGAGGCTAAAAAAATAGCAGCAAAACCGGAAGCTGAGAAAATAGAGGCAAAGCCGGAGGCGAAAAAAATAGCGTCTAAACCGGAGGCCGAGAAAATAGAGGCAAAGCCGGAGGCGAAAAAAATACCAGCGAAACCGGAAGCTGAGAAAATAGAGGCAAAGCCGGAGGCTAAGAAGATAGCATCAAAACCGGAAGCTGAGAAAATAGAGGCAAAGCCGGAGGCGAAAAAAATAGCGTCTAAACCGGAAGCCGAGAAAATAGAGGCAAAGCCGGAAGCTAAGAAGATAGCATCCAAACCGGAAGCTGAGAAGATAGAGGCAAAGCCGGAGGCGAAAAAAATAGCGTCTAAACCGGAAGCCGAGAAAATAGAGGCAAAGCCGGAAACCGAAAAATTAGCAGTGAAACAGGAAACGGTGAAAACAGAGACAAAATCAGAGACAAAATCAGAGCAGACACCTGTTGCTGACCAGGTGGCGAAAGCAGATGAGACAGAAAATGCAAAGCCGGAAACCGGCAGGACAGCTCCGGGTAAGAGAACAACGAGAAAGACGACAAAGAAGAAATAA
- a CDS encoding IMP dehydrogenase, with the protein MAFYYEEPSRTFSEYLLIPGYSSTHCIPSQVNLKTPLVKYRKGEEPALSINVPMVSAIMQSVSDDNLAVALAQEGGLSFIYGSQPVEKQAEMVKKVKNYRAGFVVSDSNVSPEMTLQDVLRLTEQTGHSTIAVTEDGGPGGRLLGIVTNKDYRVSRMNLDLKVKEFMTKLDDLVYAEEETTLKEANDIIWEHKINCLPLVNKKQELVYLVFRKDYDTHKKNENELIDSNKRYMVGAGINTRDYETRVPALVQAGADVLCIDSSEGFSEWQKITIDYIRKNYGNDVKVGAGNVVDAEGFRFLADAGADFVKVGIGGGAICITREQKGIGRGQATAVIEVAKARDEYFKETGIYIPICSDGGIVHDYHITLALAMGADFIMLGRYFARFDESPTKKVNINGSYMKEYWGEGSARARNWQRYDMGGEKKLSFEEGVDSLVPYAGSLKDNVSLTLSKVRSTMCNCGALTIPELQEKAKITLVSSTSIVEGGAHDVMLRDQR; encoded by the coding sequence ATGGCATTTTATTATGAGGAGCCGTCCAGAACATTTAGTGAATACCTATTGATTCCGGGTTATTCGTCCACCCATTGTATACCGTCCCAGGTGAACCTGAAAACCCCTCTGGTCAAATACAGAAAAGGGGAAGAGCCGGCACTGTCCATCAACGTTCCAATGGTGTCTGCCATCATGCAGTCTGTATCGGATGATAATCTGGCGGTGGCCCTTGCGCAGGAAGGCGGCCTTTCCTTTATCTATGGCTCCCAGCCGGTGGAAAAGCAGGCGGAGATGGTAAAAAAGGTAAAGAACTACCGGGCCGGATTCGTAGTGAGTGATTCCAATGTTTCACCGGAGATGACACTTCAGGATGTTTTGAGACTGACAGAGCAGACTGGGCATTCAACCATAGCGGTTACAGAGGACGGCGGACCGGGCGGCAGACTTCTGGGGATCGTTACCAACAAAGATTACCGAGTGAGCCGTATGAACCTTGACTTAAAGGTAAAGGAATTTATGACCAAGCTGGATGACCTTGTATATGCAGAGGAGGAGACGACTCTGAAAGAGGCCAATGATATTATCTGGGAACATAAGATCAACTGCCTGCCTCTGGTGAATAAAAAACAGGAACTGGTGTATCTGGTTTTCAGGAAAGATTATGACACACATAAGAAGAATGAAAATGAGCTGATAGACAGTAACAAACGCTATATGGTAGGTGCGGGGATCAATACCAGGGATTATGAGACACGTGTTCCTGCGCTGGTGCAGGCAGGTGCTGATGTTCTCTGTATAGACAGTTCCGAGGGCTTTTCCGAATGGCAAAAGATCACCATTGATTATATCAGGAAAAACTATGGAAATGATGTAAAAGTAGGAGCCGGGAATGTGGTGGATGCGGAAGGGTTCCGTTTTCTGGCTGATGCTGGTGCTGACTTTGTAAAGGTGGGGATCGGCGGCGGCGCCATCTGTATCACCCGTGAACAGAAAGGGATCGGCAGAGGACAGGCAACCGCGGTAATAGAAGTTGCAAAGGCCAGGGATGAATATTTTAAAGAGACAGGGATTTATATTCCTATCTGTTCAGATGGCGGCATTGTGCATGACTACCATATCACCCTGGCACTGGCAATGGGAGCTGATTTTATCATGCTGGGAAGATATTTTGCCAGATTTGATGAAAGCCCTACAAAAAAGGTTAATATCAACGGAAGCTACATGAAGGAATACTGGGGAGAAGGCAGTGCCAGAGCCAGAAACTGGCAGCGGTATGACATGGGCGGCGAGAAGAAGCTTTCTTTTGAGGAAGGCGTGGATTCCCTGGTACCTTATGCGGGAAGCCTGAAGGATAATGTCAGCTTGACCCTGAGTAAAGTCCGTTCTACCATGTGCAACTGCGGAGCGCTCACCATTCCGGAGCTGCAGGAAAAAGCAAAAATAACATTGGTTTCCTCTACCAGTATTGTAGAGGGCGGCGCGCATGATGTCATGCTGCGGGACCAGAGATAA
- a CDS encoding MarR family winged helix-turn-helix transcriptional regulator: MLFPIDRIPAKPYVYGTIFSLANRMQCVGDRRDSEVTTMQCFMMANLTLFEDYRLNLGEMAQLLGTSRQNARKMADLLKRKGFVDLKRDGRNIRIALTEKGKTYYTAREKQESAYLEELFDGMDEQLVEHMKAGLTDLLENVARYEKKLENQQSEKEN; encoded by the coding sequence ATGCTTTTTCCGATTGACAGAATTCCGGCCAAGCCCTATGTATACGGAACCATATTCTCCCTGGCCAACAGGATGCAGTGTGTGGGGGACAGGCGGGACAGCGAAGTGACAACCATGCAGTGCTTTATGATGGCCAACCTCACCCTTTTTGAAGACTACCGTTTAAATCTGGGGGAGATGGCGCAGCTTCTTGGTACATCCAGGCAGAATGCTAGGAAGATGGCAGATCTGCTGAAAAGGAAGGGCTTTGTGGATCTGAAGAGAGACGGAAGAAATATACGGATCGCACTGACTGAAAAGGGGAAAACATATTATACTGCCAGGGAAAAGCAGGAATCCGCGTATTTGGAGGAACTGTTTGACGGAATGGATGAACAGCTGGTGGAGCATATGAAAGCAGGACTTACGGACTTACTTGAAAATGTAGCGAGATACGAAAAGAAGCTGGAAAATCAGCAGTCAGAAAAGGAGAATTGA
- a CDS encoding flavodoxin domain-containing protein, which yields MNILVVYSSKTGFTKRYAQWIQEVVPCTCVEAKEAEKLEIGNYDVILYGGGFYAGKIHGVEWLKSRLPILEGKRTAVFATGATPPEAPEVEKAIAQNFTEEELGKISCFYLRSGINYENMDWKSRMMMKVFAKMMEKKKDKTEQEKEMASHLGSSFDAADRTYLEPLLGWIQKR from the coding sequence ATGAATATTTTGGTGGTATACAGTTCAAAGACCGGATTTACAAAGAGATACGCCCAGTGGATCCAAGAAGTGGTCCCCTGTACCTGTGTGGAGGCGAAAGAGGCGGAGAAGCTTGAAATTGGGAACTATGATGTGATTTTGTATGGAGGCGGTTTCTATGCGGGAAAGATTCATGGCGTGGAATGGTTGAAAAGCAGACTGCCAATACTGGAGGGAAAGCGGACGGCAGTTTTTGCCACAGGCGCAACACCTCCCGAGGCCCCGGAAGTGGAAAAGGCCATAGCACAGAATTTCACAGAGGAAGAATTAGGGAAAATTTCCTGTTTTTATCTGCGAAGCGGTATTAATTATGAAAATATGGATTGGAAAAGCCGGATGATGATGAAGGTTTTTGCGAAAATGATGGAAAAGAAAAAAGACAAAACAGAGCAGGAAAAGGAGATGGCATCCCATCTTGGAAGCTCTTTTGACGCTGCGGACAGAACATATCTGGAACCGCTGCTTGGATGGATCCAGAAGAGATAG
- a CDS encoding TetR/AcrR family transcriptional regulator, with the protein MKTREKILKEALILFSERGFHAVSVRDIAKAVGIKESSLYNHFKNKQDIFDSIVDIQWENAKAYFREKELPFAPEEKKDVFIEWDFDRLSEKVLSVFSFFFENEENVRYRRLLILSQYEYPRAKEIYIQLYRNYMLEFQSSLFLSLMEAGVLEKRDPDKLALEFYGPVFLLLHTCTGLEEAKPKFVEHLRQFVEVYGKKEESR; encoded by the coding sequence ATGAAAACAAGAGAAAAGATATTGAAGGAAGCTCTTATCCTTTTTTCGGAACGGGGATTTCACGCGGTTTCCGTGCGGGATATAGCCAAAGCTGTAGGGATAAAAGAGAGTTCCCTTTACAACCATTTTAAAAATAAGCAGGATATCTTTGACAGTATTGTGGATATTCAGTGGGAGAACGCAAAGGCATATTTCCGGGAGAAGGAGCTGCCCTTTGCGCCAGAGGAGAAAAAAGACGTTTTTATTGAGTGGGATTTTGACAGGCTGTCAGAGAAAGTATTGTCGGTCTTTTCCTTTTTCTTTGAAAATGAGGAAAACGTAAGGTATCGGAGACTTTTGATCTTAAGCCAGTATGAATACCCCAGGGCAAAAGAAATTTATATACAATTATATAGGAATTATATGCTGGAATTTCAGAGCAGCCTGTTTTTGTCTCTTATGGAGGCAGGCGTGCTGGAAAAAAGAGATCCAGATAAACTTGCCCTGGAATTCTACGGTCCTGTTTTTTTGCTGCTACACACCTGTACAGGGCTTGAGGAGGCAAAACCTAAATTTGTGGAACATTTGAGACAATTTGTGGAAGTATATGGAAAGAAAGAGGAGAGCAGATGA
- a CDS encoding NADH-quinone oxidoreductase subunit NuoE family protein, producing MLDKSYYQKTDEIISHYGRRPSALIPIMQDIQAEYRYLPGELLTYVAKEIGVKEAKAYSVATFYENFSFEPKGKYIIKVCDGTACHVRKSMPILEALQKELGLSKKKHTTDDMLFTVETVSCLGACGLAPTLTVNNEVHPTMTPEKALELLTELRGDSV from the coding sequence ATGCTTGACAAGAGCTACTACCAGAAGACGGACGAAATCATCAGCCATTACGGCCGCAGGCCAAGTGCACTGATTCCCATCATGCAGGACATTCAGGCAGAATATCGTTATCTGCCGGGCGAACTACTGACCTACGTGGCAAAAGAAATAGGGGTAAAAGAGGCCAAAGCCTACAGTGTTGCCACATTTTATGAAAACTTTTCCTTTGAACCAAAAGGAAAGTACATTATCAAAGTCTGTGACGGAACTGCCTGCCATGTCCGCAAATCCATGCCCATTCTGGAAGCCCTTCAAAAAGAGCTGGGCCTGAGCAAGAAAAAACACACCACAGATGATATGCTTTTCACTGTGGAAACCGTTTCCTGCCTGGGTGCCTGCGGGCTGGCTCCTACACTCACCGTGAACAATGAAGTACACCCGACCATGACGCCGGAAAAAGCATTGGAATTACTCACAGAATTGAGAGGTGATAGCGTATGA